The window ACGATGGCGAGCCCGACACCGGTGTTACCGCTGGTCGGCTCGACGATCGTGCCGCCGGGCTTGAGCGCACCGCTCTCCTCCGCGGCCTCGATCATGCGCAGGGCGATGCGGTCCTTCACGGAGCCGCCCGGGTTGAAGTACTCGACCTTGGCGAGGACGGTCGCCCGGATGCCCTTGGTCACGTTGTTGAGCCTCACCAGCGGGGTGTTGCCGACGAGGCTGATCAGCGAGTCGTGGAAATGCACCGTTGTCTCCGGATGCTGAAAAAGAGGTGGTCGTAGTGGTTCCGCCAGCCTATGGCCTGCGGGGGGCTCGTAGAGGTCGTTCACTCGCCGTTGGGATTGGGCCACGGTCCGTGCGGGGCAAGCAGTGGGTGTACGGCTATGAGGAGGTGGCGGCGACGTATGACGAGCATGTCGAGGGCCCGGGTGGCCCGGCGGATCGCGGCGGGAGCCGCGTACGGCGGAGGCGGGATCGGTCTGGCCGGCGCGGCGGCCGTCGGTCTCCTCCTCGCCGAGGTGCGGCTGGCCAGGCGCCACGTGGGCAACGGCACCAACAACCACGTACCGAACGCCGACGGCCGCTACGGCCACCTGTACGACGCCCCGGGCGAACCGCCGCTGCGCCTGACCATCCTGGGTGACTCGACGGCGGCGGGCCAGGGCGTGCACCGAGCGGGTCAGACGCCGGGGGCGCTGCTGGCGTCGGGGCTGGCTGCGGTGGCGGAACGTCCGGTGCTGATGCGCAACGTGGCCCTGCCGGGCGCCCGCTCGGACGACCTGGACCGCCAGGTGGCCCTGGTGCTCGCCGACCCCGCCCTGCTGCCCGACATCTGCGTGATCATGATCGGCGCCAACGACGTCACGAACCGCATGCCACCGACACGCTCGGTGCGCCACCTGTCCTCGGCGGTACGGCGTCTGCGCACGGCCGGCGCGGAGGTAGTGGTCGGCACGTGTCCCGACCTCGGCACCATCGAACCGGTCCAGCAACCCCTGCGCTGGCTGGCCCGACGGGCCTCACGCCAGCTGGCGGCCGCCCAGACGATCGGCGTCGTCGAACAGGGCGGCCGCACGGTGTCGCTGGGCGACCTGCTGGGTCCGGAGTTCGCGGCGAACCCTCGGGAGCTCTTCGGCCCCGACAACTACCACCCCTCGGCGGAGGGCTACGCCACGGCGGCGATGGCGGTCCTCCCGACGGTCTGCGCGGCCCTGGGCCTGTGGCCGGCGGAAGAGGAACGCCCCGACGTCACCCGCCGCGAGGGCTTCCTCCCGGTGGCCCGCGCGGCGGCCGAGGCCGCGTCGGAGGCGGGCACGGAGGTCACGGCAGCGATGCCGACGGGGCCGAAGGGGCCGTGGGCCCTGCTGAAGCGCCGGCGGCGTCGCCGCGTCCCCGAGCCGGACCGGGCCCCGGTGACGCCATCGCCCTGAACCAGCCGGAGGGGCTGGATTTTCAGCCCGTCCGGCGTTTGAGGGCGAGGCCCGTTCAGGGCCGAAGCGGGGGTCTGGGGGCGGCAGCCCCCAGGGATGGGACGGGCAGGGGCGGCGGGGCGAGGAAAGCAAGCGCTTAGACAATTGCGGCAAGGGTCACACCGCCCTACACGTGACCCTGACCATACGTACGGGTAACTTCCCAACCAGCCCTGCCCAACCCCCCGTACGCCACTGGAGCCGTGATGCCCGAAGCCGTGATCGTCTCGACCGCCCGCTCCCCCATCGGCCGCGCCTTCAAGGGCTCCCTGAAAGACCTGCGCCCCGACGACCTCACCGCCACGATCATCCAGGCGGCCCTCGCCAAGGTCCCCGAGCTGGACCCGCGCGACATCGACGACCTGATGCTCGGCTGTGGCCTCCCCGGCGGCGAGCAGGGCAACAACCTCGGCCGCATCGTCGCCGTACAGATGGGAATGGACCACCTCCCGGGCTGCACCATCACCCGGTACTGCTCCTCCTCCCTGCAGACCTCCCGCATGGCCCTGCACGCCATCAAGGCCGGCGAGGGCGACGTCTTCATCTCGGCCGGCGTGGAGATGGTCTCCCGCTTCGCCAAGGGCAACTCCGACAGCCTCCCCGACACGCACAACCCCCTCTTCGCCGAGGCCGAGGCCCGCACCGCCGAGGTCGCCCAGCAGGAGGGCACGACCTGGCACGACCCGCGCGAGGACGGCCTCGTCCCCGACCCGTACATCGCCATGGGCCAGACCGCCGAGAACCTCGCCCGGGTGAAGGGCATCACCCGCCAGGACATGGACGAGTTCGGCGTCCGCTCGCAGAACCTCGCCGAGGAAGCCATCAAGAACGGCTTCTGGGAGCGCGAGATCACCCCGGTCACGACCCCCGACGGCACGGTCGTCAGCAAGGACGACGGCCCCCGCCCCGGCGTCACCATGGAGGGCGTCCAGGACCTCAAGCCGGTCTTCCGCCCCGACGGCCTCGTCACCGCCGCGAACTGCTGCCCCCTCAACGACGGCGCGGCCGCGGTCGTGATCATGTCCGACACCAAGGCCCGCGAGCTCGGCCTCACCCCGCTCGCCCGCATCGTCTCCACCGGCGTCTCCGGCCTCTCCCCCGAGATCATGGGCCTCGGCCCGGTCGACGCGAGCAACCAGGCCCTGCGCCGCGCCGGCCTGACGATCGACGACATCGACCTGGTTGAGATCAACGAGGCGTTCGCCGCCCAGGTGATCCCCTCCTACCGCGAGCTGGGCATCGACCTCGACAAGCTGAACGTCAACGGCGGCGCCATCGCCGTCGGCCACCCCTTCGGCATGACCGGCGCCCGCATCACCGGCACGCTCATCAACTCGCTCCAGTTCCACGACAAGCAGTTCGGCCTGGAGACGATGTGCGTCGGCGGCGGCCAGGGCATGGCGATGGTCATCGAGCGCCTGAGCTGAACCACCGACCCAGAGCCCCTAAGTAGTCAACTCACGACCCAGCGTGAGCCTTCGGCCCAGAATCCGGGAAACTCCAAGGTTCTGGGCCGATTTGTGATCCAATCTCCCCCAGGATGTGACCTATCTCCCTTCGCGGAGGGAGATACGCAGGTCAGAGCCGCTTCACCACGAAACACAGGCCCCAAAGTCCTGCCCGTTTCGTGACGTTACGCACTGACAGCTGGATAGTCCGCCCTTCAAGCTGATGTAGGAAGTCGGGGGTCGACTTTGAACCGGGAGTACGTCAGTGAGCGCCATGCCGATCGCCTTGCTGCTCACCACGGCCGCCACCGGCGCCGTGGGCGTCGCCGTCCTGCG of the Streptomyces sp. T12 genome contains:
- a CDS encoding acetyl-CoA C-acetyltransferase — translated: MPEAVIVSTARSPIGRAFKGSLKDLRPDDLTATIIQAALAKVPELDPRDIDDLMLGCGLPGGEQGNNLGRIVAVQMGMDHLPGCTITRYCSSSLQTSRMALHAIKAGEGDVFISAGVEMVSRFAKGNSDSLPDTHNPLFAEAEARTAEVAQQEGTTWHDPREDGLVPDPYIAMGQTAENLARVKGITRQDMDEFGVRSQNLAEEAIKNGFWEREITPVTTPDGTVVSKDDGPRPGVTMEGVQDLKPVFRPDGLVTAANCCPLNDGAAAVVIMSDTKARELGLTPLARIVSTGVSGLSPEIMGLGPVDASNQALRRAGLTIDDIDLVEINEAFAAQVIPSYRELGIDLDKLNVNGGAIAVGHPFGMTGARITGTLINSLQFHDKQFGLETMCVGGGQGMAMVIERLS
- a CDS encoding SGNH/GDSL hydrolase family protein, translated to MTSMSRARVARRIAAGAAYGGGGIGLAGAAAVGLLLAEVRLARRHVGNGTNNHVPNADGRYGHLYDAPGEPPLRLTILGDSTAAGQGVHRAGQTPGALLASGLAAVAERPVLMRNVALPGARSDDLDRQVALVLADPALLPDICVIMIGANDVTNRMPPTRSVRHLSSAVRRLRTAGAEVVVGTCPDLGTIEPVQQPLRWLARRASRQLAAAQTIGVVEQGGRTVSLGDLLGPEFAANPRELFGPDNYHPSAEGYATAAMAVLPTVCAALGLWPAEEERPDVTRREGFLPVARAAAEAASEAGTEVTAAMPTGPKGPWALLKRRRRRRVPEPDRAPVTPSP